TAATATATAAAGGATATATAAGGGATTTGAAAGACGGACTGAACTGATGTTGTCTAATTCGTTGTATAGGCTGTTCTTAACGGAAGGGAAGTTGCAGTTAAGAGGCTTTCAAAAACATCAGGACAAGGTGCAAGAGAGTTCAAGAATGAGGCTGTTCTCGTGGCAAAGCTTCAACACAGAAACCTGGTTAGGCTTATTGGATTTTGTGTTGACGGAGAAGAAAAGATACTTGTCTATGAGTTTGTGCCTAACAAAAGCCTTGATTATTTCCTTTTTGGTGAGTCCGATTCAATACATATGCTTCAAAAGATCTACTTACCTATAGCTATTTCTAGACATGGATTACCAAATTTATAGTTAAAGACTATCTTTGCAGACCCTTCTTCAACACAGGGTCAGCTGAACTGGAAAACGCGATATAATATCATCGGGGGAATTGCTCGAGGAATTCTGTATCTTCATCAAGACTCACGGCTCAGAATTATACACCGAGATCTCAAAGCCAGCAACATTCTCTTAAGTGCCAATATGAACCCCAAAATTTCAGACTTTGGATTAGCGACGATTTTTGGAATGGAGCAAACTCGAGGCAATACCAACAGGATTGCTGGCACTTAGTAAGTTATTATCGTAAGGACAACAAATCCAAAGTTTTTTAACCTCTTTGTGTTTCAGTTTAGCTGACTTGTATATTTTTCAGCGCTTACATGTCTCCGGAGTACGCGATGCATGGTCAATTCTCCATGAAATCTGACATATACAGCTTTGGAGTCTTAGTTCTCGAGATTATAAGCGGAAAGAAAAACAGTGGCATCTACCTGATGGATGAAACTAGTACGGCTGGAAACTTGGTCACTTATGTGAGTACGAAAACCTCAACGTTATAAAAGTTAACATCATCAAACATCTAACAATTTTTCTTGATTGTGCATTGTTTAGGCATGGAGGCTTTGGATAAAGGGGTCACCATTAGAGCTGGTGGATCCAGCTATTGGAAGGAACTATCAGAGTAATGAAGTCACTAGATGCATCCATATCGCACTCTTATGTATTCAAGAAAATCCAGATGACCGTCCTTTGTTATCAAACATCATCTTGATGCTCAGTAGTAACACAAGCACTCTACCGGCTCCTTGCTTACCGGGGTCTTTCCCACGAAGCAGGCAAGAACTGGTGCACGTATCTGTGGGATTAGAATCAAATGAATCTACAGGAAGACCTACTCTTTATTCTTTTAATGACGTGTCAATTACTGATTTAGAGCCTCGTTGAAGAATATGGTTTGTGTAAATTTGGACTGGAGCTTCTACTGTAGTTTCCGTGTTCTGTTACCTCTACTGTGTTATTTTGTATAACTAACTAAATATGTGTTCTGTTTTACTACACTTTTACCGAACTTAGAAAGTTGGTTTATTTACTAAACCGGTGTCATATAAACCGTATAACTAACTAAATATGTGTTCTGTTTTACTACACTTTTACTGGACTTAGAAAGTTGGTTTATTTACTAAACCGGTGTCATATAAACTGTAAACGAAAGTTCATCTCTGATTTGGGTTTTAGTAGAATTTTGAACAAGTAGCATTTGTGCTTTCTATTTTTGTGCCATCTCCAGAAATATTTTTATTTTCAATAATTTTATTTAAAATAAAATCTGAATTTATAAAATTATGGGTTGATTAAAAAGTTAGTAAAATCGTAAAATCTACTATTTGTGTTGCTACACTATTTACAAGTAACTACCATGGAGGGATCTACTAATGCAGTTTCTTAAAAAAATGGTGCATGTACAACATCGTAAGGGATGATCTATTCATAGATTAAATCACTGAATAAAGATAAACTTAATCTACACCGGAAGACGTGCTATGCGGACTCTAATGGATGATCTAGTCAGTACTTGGGATGCTCTCTCAAGCTTGATCATTGGCTCATGTATGGGAAAACAGAAGAGGTTCTGCCTTAGATAT
The DNA window shown above is from Brassica oleracea var. oleracea cultivar TO1000 chromosome C3, BOL, whole genome shotgun sequence and carries:
- the LOC106331354 gene encoding cysteine-rich receptor-like protein kinase 14 isoform X2 is translated as MKLKNFFQIFWFVLVGFVVVSAQECGRTGSFIPGDRYDTNRGLMLSSLASNVSARGGFFNGSIGQGPDRVYALGMCIQGAEPEVCSKCIEQASNEVLDRCPNQTEGLNWPQVRILCMVRYSNSSFFGSLKAEPHFYIANQADIIYNSTGFDQVWEDLASRMLAGATSPSSKSKYYAAEIAHLTSFQIIYALMQCTPDLSLEDCTICLRQSVADYESCCHGKQGGIVYRASCVFRWELFPFSEAFSGITLDPPPEAPTFLTPPAGNVTNKKGSSTEITVTHSLQFDFKAIETATNKFSESNLIGQGGFGDVFKAVLNGREVAVKRLSKTSGQGAREFKNEAVLVAKLQHRNLVRLIGFCVDGEEKILVYEFVPNKSLDYFLFDPSSTQGQLNWKTRYNIIGGIARGILYLHQDSRLRIIHRDLKASNILLSANMNPKISDFGLATIFGMEQTRGNTNRIAGTYAYMSPEYAMHGQFSMKSDIYSFGVLVLEIISGKKNSGIYLMDETSTAGNLVTYAWRLWIKGSPLELVDPAIGRNYQSNEVTRCIHIALLCIQENPDDRPLLSNIILMLSSNTSTLPAPCLPGSFPRSRQELVHVSVGLESNESTGRPTLYSFNDVSITDLEPR